Proteins encoded by one window of Azospirillum thiophilum:
- a CDS encoding nitric oxide reductase activation protein NorD, with protein MTSGIALAGAERRLKAYVTALWGFDPPLRALAEDGDPMAARPRFDAHLVRLPAVWPGMDVYRAALAHVAAHRVFSRPWPAKGLKPLLTIVVSLVEDARVEHLAMRRFPGLRRLWAPFHRVEPSGSLMAADLMERLARALFDAEHHDGNAWVDKGQHLFFERPDRWDDPAFSLTVGGILANELGKTRVQINAKGHRVDPPYRDDNAGLWLYDTPPEPPRDADDPLEAARPERVEEDHADRRDGLPEPVPAPAPLAVAETAALRPVARYPEWDYRIGLHRPDFVQLVECDPVPAPPLDMAADPWLAGRVRALVRHAVVARPERLRRQREGDRLDLDACIGAAAAQRHGHAPDTRVYQWVRREGRDLSVLLLLDTSHSTNDAVGDGTVLELERRSADLLAGALAAAGDRFALAGFRSDGREAVQWLPVKRFGDPYDEAARGRLAGLDGRWSTRMGAALRHGGRELGRQPTLRRLLLLVTDGEPSDIDCPDPRHLVEDARKAVQELSGRGIDVVCVALGGDRPTLHHIFGFRNVLPVDRVEQLPEILPAIYVRLTG; from the coding sequence ATGACGAGCGGGATCGCGCTGGCCGGTGCCGAACGCCGGTTGAAGGCCTATGTCACCGCGCTGTGGGGATTCGATCCGCCGTTGCGGGCGCTGGCGGAGGACGGCGATCCGATGGCGGCGCGGCCCCGCTTCGATGCCCACCTCGTCCGGCTGCCGGCGGTCTGGCCCGGCATGGATGTCTACCGGGCGGCGCTGGCCCATGTCGCGGCGCACCGGGTGTTCTCGCGTCCCTGGCCGGCCAAGGGGCTGAAGCCGCTGCTGACCATCGTGGTGTCGCTGGTCGAGGACGCGCGGGTCGAGCATCTGGCGATGCGCCGCTTTCCCGGTCTGCGCCGGCTGTGGGCACCTTTCCACCGGGTCGAGCCGTCCGGCTCGCTGATGGCTGCCGACCTGATGGAGCGGCTGGCACGGGCGCTGTTCGATGCAGAGCACCACGACGGCAACGCCTGGGTCGACAAGGGTCAACACCTGTTCTTCGAGCGGCCGGATCGTTGGGACGACCCGGCCTTCAGCCTGACCGTCGGCGGCATCCTTGCCAACGAGCTGGGCAAGACGCGGGTGCAGATCAACGCCAAGGGGCACCGCGTCGACCCGCCCTATCGTGATGACAATGCCGGCTTGTGGCTCTACGACACTCCGCCGGAGCCGCCGCGCGACGCCGACGACCCGCTGGAGGCGGCGCGGCCGGAACGGGTGGAGGAAGACCACGCGGATCGGCGCGACGGGTTGCCCGAGCCTGTGCCGGCGCCGGCACCGCTCGCCGTTGCCGAAACCGCGGCCCTGCGGCCGGTGGCGCGCTATCCGGAATGGGATTACCGCATCGGCCTGCACCGGCCCGACTTCGTCCAGCTGGTGGAGTGTGATCCGGTGCCGGCGCCGCCATTGGACATGGCTGCCGATCCGTGGTTGGCGGGCCGCGTGCGCGCCCTGGTCCGTCACGCCGTGGTGGCAAGGCCGGAGCGGTTGCGGCGGCAGAGGGAGGGCGATCGGCTCGACCTCGACGCCTGCATCGGCGCGGCTGCCGCCCAGCGCCACGGCCACGCACCGGACACCCGTGTCTACCAGTGGGTGAGGCGCGAAGGGCGCGACCTGTCGGTCCTGCTGCTGCTCGATACCTCGCACTCCACGAACGATGCGGTCGGTGACGGCACGGTGCTGGAGTTGGAACGCCGGTCGGCGGATCTGCTGGCCGGCGCGCTGGCTGCGGCGGGGGACCGTTTCGCGCTGGCCGGCTTCCGGTCAGACGGCAGGGAAGCGGTACAATGGCTGCCGGTCAAGCGCTTCGGCGATCCCTATGACGAGGCGGCGCGCGGGCGGCTCGCCGGTCTCGACGGGCGCTGGTCGACGCGCATGGGGGCGGCGTTGCGCCATGGTGGCAGGGAGCTTGGCCGCCAGCCGACGCTGCGCCGCCTGCTGCTGCTGGTCACCGACGGCGAGCCGTCCGACATCGACTGCCCCGATCCGCGCCATCTGGTGGAGGACGCCCGCAAGGCGGTGCAGGAACTGTCAGGGCGCGGTATCGACGTGGTCTGCGTGGCGCTGGGCGGTGATCGCCCGACGCTCCACCACATCTTCGGGTTTCGCAACGTGCTGCCCGTCGACCGGGTGGAGCAACTGCCGGAGATCCTGCCGGCGATCTATGTGCGGCTGACCGGGTGA
- a CDS encoding response regulator transcription factor: protein MTKAAVTKPRDVVLVVDDSPEALSFLTDALEEAGVTVLVALDGRKALALLEQVTPDVILMDAIMPGLDGFETCRQLKRNSQVAHVPVLFMTGLTETEHILKAFAAGGVDYVTKPIVAETLIARMYAHLANARVAQSTRAALDVTGRTLLAANHKGEVLWCTPQTTRMLEAAFGTDGGAAGGAGVSLPEEARRWLADRQAGGPGRKPDSVTIATGMDGRSLRLSPVGQTGPDEFLLQLAEESGAGDDALLKDRLSLTTREAEVLMWVANGKPNRDIAEILGLSPRTVDKHLEQIYAKLGVENRAAAAAMAVRALNGR, encoded by the coding sequence ATGACGAAAGCAGCCGTAACCAAACCGCGTGACGTCGTTCTCGTCGTCGACGATTCCCCCGAGGCGCTCAGCTTCCTGACCGACGCGCTGGAAGAGGCCGGAGTGACCGTGCTGGTCGCGCTGGACGGCCGCAAGGCGCTGGCGCTGCTGGAGCAGGTGACGCCCGACGTCATCCTGATGGACGCCATCATGCCGGGGCTGGACGGCTTCGAGACCTGCCGCCAGCTGAAGCGCAACAGCCAGGTCGCCCATGTCCCCGTGCTCTTCATGACCGGCCTGACCGAGACCGAGCATATCCTGAAGGCCTTCGCCGCCGGCGGCGTCGATTACGTCACCAAGCCGATCGTGGCGGAGACGCTGATCGCCCGCATGTACGCCCATCTGGCCAACGCCCGCGTCGCCCAGAGCACGCGGGCGGCGCTGGACGTCACCGGCCGCACCCTGCTGGCCGCCAACCACAAGGGCGAGGTGCTGTGGTGCACGCCACAGACCACCCGCATGCTGGAGGCGGCGTTCGGAACCGATGGCGGAGCCGCAGGTGGAGCCGGCGTCTCGTTGCCGGAGGAAGCGCGGCGCTGGCTGGCGGACCGGCAGGCCGGCGGTCCGGGGCGCAAGCCCGACAGCGTGACGATCGCCACCGGCATGGACGGCCGGAGCCTGCGCCTGAGCCCGGTCGGCCAGACCGGCCCCGACGAGTTCCTGCTGCAGCTGGCCGAGGAGAGCGGAGCCGGCGATGACGCCCTGCTGAAGGACCGGCTGTCCCTGACCACGCGGGAAGCCGAAGTGCTGATGTGGGTCGCCAACGGCAAGCCCAACCGGGACATCGCCGAAATCCTCGGCCTCAGCCCGCGCACCGTCGACAAGCATCTGGAGCAGATCTACGCCAAGCTCGGCGTCGAGAACCGGGCCGCCGCCGCTGCGATGGCGGTGCGGGCGCTGAACGGCCGGTAG
- a CDS encoding hybrid sensor histidine kinase/response regulator, translated as MKGKRQRVVAVRRTYNRWVANQTLEDYALRFTARKARRWSPSRVANTALGSISFLALEAIGGAITLNYGFSNAVFAILAAAVLIFASALPISYYASRYGVDMDLLTRGAGFGYIGSTITSLIYASFTFIFFAIEAAIMATALEMVFGLPLAAGYVVSSLLVIPLVAYGFTVISRIQLWTQPLWLALHALPFLFIALDDGDAFATWTRFTGQSAEAGAGGFDLMLFGAAASVVFSLLAQIGEQVDFIRFLPYDPDAKGRKRLNWWVALVAAGPGWIVIGMIKLLLGSFLVVLALQNAVPLELAAEPTRMYLVAFQYVTPSPQLALGLTGLFVVLSQLKINVTNTYAGSIAWSNFFSRLTHSHPGRVVWVVFNVVIGLMLMELGIYKTLEPVLGLYSSVAASWIGALVADLVVNKPLGLSPRHVEFKRAHLYDINPVGVGAMLLATLLSMLAFLGALGPTLKVCAPFLAFATAFAAAPAIAWATRGEYYIARRPFEGWNGEEAIRCRICQHAFEPDDMAFCPVYAGAICSLCCSLDARCGDGCKSDARVGVQLRHALDAILPPRAATALKARLGHYLAVLFMLALAIGAVLSLVYVEVASVNAEAQALIRSTLWKVFFILMIVAGVATWLFVLARESRKVAQEETQKQTALLMQEIEAHDRTDAQLQKAKEAAETANLAKSRYLVGIGHEFRTPLSAIFGYSQMLERDPAMPPHRIDAVRVIRRSAEHLSGLLDGLLDVSKIESGRLQLNRAEVRFGDLLDQLVGMFRLQAEAKGIVFSFEAPEELPPVVFTDEGRIRQILINLLSNAIKFTDTGTVCLRVRHRSQIAEFEVEDTGPGIAPDDRERIFQPFERGSAANPMVPGMGLGLTITKLLTQVMGGEITVTSTPGKGSLFRVRLMMSAAMLSTAPAQPDHLIRGYRGPRLTVLVTDDDLAHRNLLADILGELGFTVVKATDGPNCLAMADLHRPDILLLDISMPGMNGLEVARRLRDAGHVETTIILVSADTREDRSSAVPDRPYDGFVAKPVSIPKLLACIGRLRGIDWVYEEPAGAESGPPVFTPSELPPQHHIAELIHLGRIGYVRGMQAKLAEIAAAHPELERFVGRMRALVSNYDLNQYMAALEAVYRDDSHDESSRNQTA; from the coding sequence GTGAAGGGCAAGCGCCAGAGGGTCGTCGCGGTCCGGCGGACCTACAACAGGTGGGTCGCGAACCAGACGCTCGAAGATTACGCGCTGCGCTTCACCGCGCGCAAAGCGCGGCGTTGGTCGCCGTCACGGGTCGCCAACACGGCGCTCGGCTCGATCTCCTTCCTGGCGCTGGAGGCCATCGGCGGCGCGATCACGCTGAATTATGGCTTCTCCAATGCGGTCTTCGCCATTTTGGCCGCCGCCGTCCTGATCTTCGCCAGCGCGCTGCCCATCAGCTATTACGCCAGCCGCTACGGCGTCGACATGGACCTGCTGACGCGCGGCGCCGGTTTCGGCTATATCGGCTCGACCATCACCTCGCTGATCTACGCCTCCTTCACCTTCATCTTCTTCGCCATCGAGGCGGCGATCATGGCGACCGCCTTGGAGATGGTGTTCGGCCTGCCGCTGGCCGCCGGCTATGTGGTCAGTTCGCTCCTGGTGATCCCACTGGTCGCCTATGGCTTCACGGTGATCAGCCGCATCCAGCTGTGGACGCAACCACTATGGCTGGCCCTGCACGCGCTGCCCTTCCTGTTCATCGCGCTCGACGACGGTGACGCCTTCGCCACCTGGACCCGTTTCACCGGCCAGTCGGCGGAAGCCGGCGCCGGCGGTTTCGACCTGATGCTGTTCGGTGCCGCGGCGTCGGTGGTGTTCTCGCTGCTGGCACAGATCGGCGAACAGGTCGATTTCATCCGCTTCCTGCCCTACGACCCCGATGCCAAGGGCCGCAAGCGGCTGAACTGGTGGGTGGCGCTGGTGGCGGCGGGACCGGGCTGGATCGTCATCGGCATGATCAAGCTCCTGCTCGGCTCCTTCCTCGTGGTGCTGGCCCTGCAGAACGCGGTGCCGCTGGAACTGGCGGCGGAGCCGACGCGCATGTATCTGGTCGCCTTCCAGTATGTGACGCCCTCTCCGCAGCTGGCTCTGGGCCTGACCGGGCTGTTCGTCGTCCTGTCGCAATTGAAGATCAACGTCACCAACACCTATGCCGGCTCCATCGCCTGGTCCAACTTCTTCTCGCGCCTGACCCACAGCCATCCGGGCCGCGTGGTCTGGGTGGTGTTCAACGTCGTCATCGGCCTGATGCTGATGGAACTCGGCATCTACAAGACGCTGGAGCCGGTGCTGGGGCTCTATTCCAGCGTCGCCGCCTCCTGGATCGGGGCGCTGGTGGCCGATCTGGTGGTGAACAAGCCGCTCGGACTCAGCCCGCGCCATGTCGAGTTCAAGCGCGCCCACCTCTACGACATCAACCCGGTCGGTGTCGGCGCCATGCTGCTGGCGACGCTGCTATCGATGCTGGCCTTCCTGGGTGCGCTGGGACCGACGCTGAAGGTCTGCGCACCCTTCCTCGCCTTCGCCACCGCCTTCGCCGCCGCTCCGGCCATCGCCTGGGCCACCCGCGGCGAGTATTACATCGCGCGCCGCCCCTTCGAGGGCTGGAACGGCGAGGAGGCGATCCGCTGCCGCATCTGCCAGCATGCGTTCGAGCCGGACGACATGGCCTTTTGCCCGGTCTATGCCGGCGCCATCTGCTCGCTCTGCTGTTCGCTGGACGCCCGCTGCGGCGACGGCTGCAAGAGCGACGCCCGGGTGGGCGTGCAGTTGCGCCACGCGCTGGACGCCATCCTGCCTCCACGGGCGGCGACGGCGCTGAAGGCCCGGCTCGGCCATTATCTGGCCGTCCTGTTCATGCTGGCGCTCGCCATCGGCGCGGTGCTGTCCCTGGTCTATGTCGAGGTCGCCTCGGTCAATGCCGAGGCGCAGGCGCTGATCCGCAGCACGCTGTGGAAGGTCTTCTTCATCCTGATGATCGTTGCCGGCGTCGCCACCTGGCTGTTCGTGCTGGCCCGCGAAAGCCGCAAGGTGGCGCAGGAGGAGACGCAGAAGCAGACCGCGCTGCTGATGCAGGAGATCGAGGCGCACGACCGCACCGACGCCCAGCTCCAGAAGGCGAAGGAGGCGGCGGAGACCGCGAACCTCGCCAAGAGCCGCTATCTGGTCGGCATCGGCCATGAATTCCGCACGCCGCTCAGCGCCATCTTCGGCTATTCGCAGATGCTGGAGCGCGACCCCGCCATGCCGCCGCACCGCATCGACGCCGTCCGCGTCATCCGGCGCAGCGCGGAGCATCTGTCGGGGCTGCTCGACGGGCTGCTCGACGTGTCGAAGATCGAAAGCGGCCGGCTCCAGCTGAACCGGGCCGAGGTGCGGTTCGGCGACCTGCTCGACCAGCTCGTCGGCATGTTCCGCCTGCAGGCGGAGGCCAAGGGCATCGTCTTCAGCTTCGAGGCGCCGGAGGAACTGCCGCCGGTGGTCTTCACCGACGAGGGGCGCATCCGCCAGATCCTGATCAACCTGTTGTCCAACGCCATCAAGTTCACCGACACCGGCACGGTGTGCCTGCGCGTGCGCCACCGCAGCCAGATCGCCGAGTTCGAGGTGGAGGATACCGGCCCCGGCATCGCGCCCGACGACCGCGAACGCATCTTCCAGCCTTTCGAGCGTGGGTCGGCCGCCAACCCGATGGTGCCCGGCATGGGCCTGGGCCTCACCATCACCAAGCTGCTGACCCAGGTGATGGGCGGCGAGATCACCGTGACCAGCACCCCCGGCAAGGGCAGCCTGTTCCGGGTTCGGCTGATGATGTCGGCGGCCATGCTGTCGACCGCGCCGGCCCAGCCGGATCACCTGATCCGCGGCTATCGCGGGCCGCGCCTGACCGTACTGGTGACCGACGACGACCTCGCCCACCGCAACCTGCTGGCCGACATCCTGGGAGAGCTGGGTTTCACCGTGGTGAAGGCGACCGATGGACCGAACTGCCTCGCCATGGCGGATCTGCACCGGCCGGACATCCTGCTGCTCGACATCTCGATGCCCGGCATGAACGGGCTGGAGGTGGCTCGGCGCCTGCGCGACGCCGGCCATGTCGAGACCACCATCATCCTGGTGTCCGCCGACACGCGGGAGGACCGCTCCTCGGCCGTCCCGGATCGCCCCTATGACGGCTTCGTCGCCAAGCCGGTGTCGATCCCCAAGCTTCTGGCCTGCATCGGCCGGCTGCGCGGCATCGACTGGGTGTATGAGGAGCCGGCCGGCGCCGAGTCCGGCCCGCCGGTCTTCACCCCGTCGGAGCTACCGCCGCAGCACCACATCGCCGAATTGATCCATCTGGGCCGCATCGGCTATGTCCGCGGCATGCAAGCCAAGCTGGCGGAGATCGCCGCCGCCCATCCCGAGTTGGAGCGCTTCGTCGGCCGCATGCGCGCGCTCGTCAGCAATTACGACCTGAACCAGTATATGGCCGCGCTGGAGGCGGTGTACCGCGATGACAGCCATGACGAAAGCAGCCGTAACCAAACCGCGTGA
- the urtA gene encoding urea ABC transporter substrate-binding protein, with protein MSSDKINADKINGGLPSPLRRKLLLGMAVLPAVGLLPRGALAQALPTDAVNTTKLAVTDSTVKVGILHSTTGTMAISETGSVQAEKLAIAQINEMGGVLGRKIEVIQEDGASDWPTFAEKARKLLVEDKVAAVFGCWTSASRKAVLPVFEQYNGMLYYPTFYEGLEQSKNVIYTGQEATQQILAGLDWVTKEKGAKTFFLIGSDYIWPRTSNKIARKHIEMHGQKVVGEEYFPLGHTQFNSVINKIKLTKPDVIYASVVGGSNVAFYKQMKAAGIDLNKQTLMTISVTEDEMLGIGGENIAGAYACMKYFQSLKNPNNEKFVAAFKKMWGGESVIGDVTQAGYLGPWLWKLTAEKAKSFDVDKIAAASAGIEFTGAPEGYVRVHENHHLWSKTRVGRARTDGQFEVVYETADLIEPNPFPKGYQ; from the coding sequence ATGTCCTCGGACAAGATCAATGCGGACAAGATCAACGGTGGCCTGCCTTCGCCGCTCCGCCGCAAGCTCCTCCTCGGCATGGCGGTGCTGCCCGCCGTCGGCCTGCTGCCGCGCGGCGCGCTGGCCCAGGCGCTGCCGACCGATGCGGTGAACACGACGAAGCTGGCGGTCACCGACAGCACGGTGAAGGTCGGCATCCTGCATTCCACCACCGGTACCATGGCGATCTCGGAGACCGGCTCGGTCCAGGCCGAAAAGCTCGCCATCGCCCAGATCAACGAGATGGGCGGCGTGCTGGGCCGCAAGATCGAGGTCATCCAGGAGGACGGTGCCAGCGACTGGCCGACCTTCGCCGAAAAGGCGCGCAAGCTGCTGGTCGAGGACAAGGTGGCGGCGGTGTTCGGCTGCTGGACCTCGGCCTCGCGCAAGGCGGTGCTGCCGGTGTTCGAGCAGTATAACGGCATGCTCTATTATCCCACTTTCTATGAGGGGTTGGAGCAGTCGAAGAACGTCATCTACACCGGCCAGGAAGCGACGCAGCAGATCCTTGCCGGCCTGGACTGGGTGACGAAGGAGAAGGGGGCGAAGACCTTCTTCCTGATCGGCTCCGACTATATCTGGCCGCGCACCTCCAACAAGATCGCCCGCAAGCACATCGAGATGCATGGACAGAAGGTGGTGGGCGAGGAGTATTTCCCGCTCGGCCATACGCAGTTCAACTCCGTCATCAACAAGATCAAGCTGACCAAGCCGGACGTGATCTACGCCTCGGTCGTCGGCGGGTCGAACGTCGCCTTCTACAAGCAGATGAAGGCCGCCGGCATCGACCTGAACAAGCAGACGCTGATGACCATCTCCGTCACCGAGGACGAGATGCTGGGCATCGGCGGCGAGAACATCGCCGGCGCCTATGCCTGCATGAAGTATTTCCAGTCGCTGAAGAATCCCAACAACGAGAAGTTCGTCGCCGCCTTCAAGAAGATGTGGGGCGGGGAAAGCGTGATCGGCGACGTGACACAGGCGGGTTATCTCGGCCCCTGGCTGTGGAAGCTGACGGCGGAGAAGGCCAAGAGCTTCGATGTCGACAAGATCGCTGCCGCATCGGCCGGCATCGAGTTCACCGGGGCGCCGGAAGGCTATGTCCGTGTCCATGAGAACCATCACCTGTGGAGCAAGACCCGCGTCGGCCGTGCCCGCACCGATGGGCAGTTCGAGGTGGTCTACGAGACCGCCGACCTGATCGAGCCGAACCCGTTCCCGAAGGGCTACCAGTAA
- the urtB gene encoding urea ABC transporter permease subunit UrtB: protein MFEGYSLAELGSIFAMQGFAGLILFSVFVLMALGLAIIFGQMGVINMAHGEFMILGAYVTYLCSNVVSSTVPALFPAYFFIAMVLAFIASGALGMLVEWGMIRFLYRRPLDTLLATWGLSLILQQVFRSVFGAREVGVVLPDWLMGSVAVTDTIEVPINGLFVMGLTIAITIVIYAVMFRSRWGQGVRAVMQNRVMAGAVGINTEKVDRYTFGLGCGIAGVAGSAFTMVGSTGPTSGQLYIVDTFLVVVFGGAQSLIGTIASAFTISQAQSTMEFFLSGSTAKVLTLLTVVVILMLRPQGLFVLKVRR from the coding sequence ATGTTCGAGGGTTACAGCCTGGCCGAGCTCGGGTCGATCTTTGCGATGCAGGGATTTGCGGGGCTCATTCTGTTTTCCGTCTTCGTGCTGATGGCGCTTGGCCTCGCCATCATCTTCGGGCAGATGGGCGTCATCAACATGGCGCATGGGGAATTCATGATCCTCGGCGCCTATGTGACCTATCTCTGTTCGAACGTCGTTTCCAGCACCGTGCCGGCCCTGTTCCCGGCCTATTTCTTCATCGCCATGGTGCTGGCCTTCATCGCCAGCGGGGCGCTGGGCATGCTGGTCGAATGGGGGATGATCCGCTTCCTCTACCGGCGGCCGCTCGATACGCTGCTGGCGACCTGGGGATTGAGCCTGATCCTCCAGCAGGTCTTCCGCTCGGTCTTCGGTGCGCGCGAGGTCGGCGTGGTGCTGCCCGACTGGCTGATGGGATCGGTCGCCGTCACCGACACCATCGAGGTGCCGATCAACGGCCTGTTCGTGATGGGCCTGACCATCGCCATCACGATCGTCATCTATGCCGTGATGTTCCGCTCGCGCTGGGGCCAGGGCGTGCGGGCGGTGATGCAGAACCGGGTGATGGCCGGCGCCGTCGGCATCAACACCGAAAAGGTCGACCGCTACACCTTCGGTCTCGGCTGCGGCATCGCCGGGGTGGCGGGCAGCGCCTTCACCATGGTCGGCTCGACCGGCCCGACGTCGGGCCAGCTCTACATCGTCGACACCTTCCTGGTGGTGGTGTTCGGCGGCGCCCAGAGCCTGATCGGCACCATCGCGTCGGCCTTCACCATCAGCCAGGCCCAGTCGACGATGGAGTTCTTCCTCAGCGGCTCCACCGCCAAGGTGCTGACCCTGCTGACCGTCGTCGTGATCCTGATGCTGCGCCCGCAGGGCCTGTTCGTCCTCAAAGTCCGCCGCTGA
- the urtC gene encoding urea ABC transporter permease subunit UrtC, whose protein sequence is MTSTTRTPQSPAQGRLLGRIDGDIAGILLLAAFLVIVLPLGLDIFRLNMVGKYLTYAFVALGLVLCWGSAGILSLGQGIFFGIGGYCMAMFLKLEASSPEATKIQSTPGIPDFMDWNQLKALPWFWEPFHSLTFASVAVVAVPALLAFIVGLAMFKRRVGGVYFAIITQAFAAILTILIVGQQGYTGGINGITDLRTLKGWDIRTDEAKLVLYFVNAALLIGCILLCLYVRRSKLGRILVALRDKEDRVRFSGYDVANFKIFVFCFAASLSAVGGAMFTLQVGFMSPSFVGIVPSIEMVIYCAVGGRLSLLGAVYGTLLVNWAKTMLSESFPELWLFAMGALFIGVVMVFPNGLAGLYQQFIAPQLRRLTSRPASGAAAPSAPIIPPHTAAD, encoded by the coding sequence ATGACGTCCACGACGCGCACCCCTCAAAGTCCAGCTCAGGGCCGCCTTCTCGGGCGCATCGACGGCGACATCGCAGGCATCCTGCTGCTGGCCGCCTTCCTGGTGATCGTCCTGCCGCTGGGGCTCGACATCTTCCGCCTGAACATGGTCGGGAAGTACCTGACCTATGCCTTCGTGGCGCTCGGCCTCGTGCTGTGCTGGGGCAGCGCCGGCATCCTGTCGCTGGGCCAGGGCATCTTCTTCGGCATCGGCGGCTATTGCATGGCGATGTTCCTGAAGCTCGAGGCCTCCAGCCCGGAAGCCACCAAGATCCAGTCGACCCCCGGCATCCCCGACTTCATGGACTGGAACCAGCTGAAGGCGCTGCCCTGGTTCTGGGAACCGTTCCACAGCCTGACCTTCGCCAGTGTCGCGGTGGTGGCGGTCCCGGCGCTGCTGGCCTTCATCGTCGGGCTGGCGATGTTCAAGCGGCGGGTCGGCGGCGTCTATTTCGCCATCATCACCCAGGCCTTCGCCGCCATCCTGACCATCCTGATCGTCGGCCAGCAGGGCTACACCGGCGGCATCAACGGCATCACCGACCTGCGCACCCTGAAGGGCTGGGACATCCGCACCGACGAGGCGAAGCTGGTGCTGTACTTCGTCAACGCCGCATTGCTGATCGGCTGCATCCTGCTCTGCCTCTATGTCCGCCGGTCCAAGCTGGGGCGCATCCTGGTGGCGCTGCGCGACAAGGAGGACCGGGTTCGCTTCTCCGGCTACGACGTCGCCAACTTCAAGATCTTCGTCTTCTGCTTCGCTGCATCGCTGTCGGCGGTGGGCGGCGCGATGTTCACGCTCCAGGTCGGCTTCATGTCGCCGTCCTTCGTCGGCATCGTGCCGTCGATCGAGATGGTGATCTATTGCGCGGTCGGCGGCCGGCTGTCGCTGCTGGGCGCGGTCTACGGCACGCTGCTGGTCAACTGGGCCAAGACGATGCTGTCGGAGAGCTTTCCGGAACTGTGGCTGTTCGCCATGGGCGCGCTGTTCATCGGCGTGGTGATGGTGTTCCCCAACGGCCTTGCCGGCCTCTACCAGCAGTTCATCGCCCCGCAGCTGCGCCGGCTGACCAGCCGCCCGGCGAGCGGTGCGGCCGCCCCCTCCGCCCCGATCATCCCGCCCCACACCGCCGCCGACTGA
- the urtD gene encoding urea ABC transporter ATP-binding protein UrtD gives MANPTDYLLAVEGLTVSFDGFKAVNDLSFYVDSNEIHVIIGPNGAGKTTVLDLICGRTKASGGSIKFRNKELTAMKEHQIVTAGVGRKFQNPSIYDDLTVFENLEISYPRGRSVFGALAFKRDAAVRERVAEIAEMIFLADHLDQRAEYLSHGQKQWLEIGMLLIQDPELLMLDEPVAGMSVNERRKTAELLNRIIQNRSVLVIEHDMKFVEDIAHRVTVLHQGRILSEGSMERVKNDPKVVEVYLGH, from the coding sequence ATGGCGAATCCCACCGATTACCTGCTGGCGGTCGAAGGGCTGACCGTGTCCTTCGACGGCTTCAAGGCGGTCAACGACCTGTCCTTCTACGTCGACAGCAACGAGATCCACGTCATCATCGGCCCCAACGGCGCCGGCAAGACCACGGTGCTCGACCTGATCTGCGGACGGACCAAGGCGTCCGGCGGCTCCATCAAGTTCCGCAACAAGGAACTGACGGCGATGAAGGAGCACCAGATCGTCACCGCCGGGGTCGGGCGCAAGTTCCAGAACCCGTCGATCTACGACGACCTGACCGTGTTCGAGAATCTGGAGATCTCCTATCCCCGCGGTCGCAGCGTGTTCGGCGCGCTCGCCTTCAAGCGCGACGCCGCGGTGCGCGAGCGGGTGGCGGAGATCGCCGAGATGATCTTCCTGGCCGACCATCTCGACCAGCGCGCCGAGTATCTCAGCCACGGCCAGAAGCAGTGGCTGGAGATCGGCATGCTGCTGATCCAGGATCCGGAGCTGCTGATGCTGGACGAGCCGGTTGCCGGCATGAGCGTCAACGAGCGCAGGAAGACCGCCGAGCTGCTGAACCGCATCATCCAGAACCGGTCGGTGCTGGTGATCGAGCACGACATGAAGTTCGTCGAGGACATCGCCCACCGCGTCACCGTCCTGCACCAGGGCAGGATCCTGTCGGAAGGCAGCATGGAGCGGGTGAAGAACGATCCCAAGGTCGTCGAAGTCTATCTGGGCCATTGA